The following proteins come from a genomic window of Thiothrix winogradskyi:
- the thiO gene encoding glycine oxidase ThiO has product MKDAIIVGGGILGMLTARFLHEAGMKVMIIDQGELGKESTWAGGGILSPLYPWRYPDAISRLSQYSQQRYPALCATLQETTGIDPQWIRSGLLMTDANESAIAQAWAQTWGYDLQPLSSAAAMQTCEPQLAESFSQGMFMPDIAQMRNPRIADSLRTSLRLLPIEIAEHYPVTGLETANGRVTGVKLGNEVFKANNVILTTGAWTGLFPEMQALHVDIRPVQGQMILFRGPKGLLKRIVLHEGRYLIPRQDGRILCGSTLEMRGFDKQTTTDGLDELRETAYEMMPALRDLPINNHWSGLRPGSPNGVPYIDAHPEIAGLYVNAGHYRYGVTMALASVQLLTDVMLGRTPCLDPTPYRLDAVRKPSAEFG; this is encoded by the coding sequence ATGAAAGACGCAATTATTGTCGGTGGTGGCATTTTAGGTATGTTGACAGCCCGTTTCTTGCACGAAGCGGGTATGAAAGTCATGATCATCGACCAAGGCGAATTGGGCAAAGAATCGACATGGGCAGGCGGTGGTATTTTGTCCCCGCTTTACCCTTGGCGTTACCCGGATGCTATTTCACGGCTGAGCCAATACAGCCAGCAACGTTACCCCGCCTTGTGTGCGACTTTGCAGGAAACCACGGGGATCGATCCGCAATGGATTCGTTCCGGCTTACTGATGACGGATGCCAATGAATCCGCTATTGCGCAAGCCTGGGCGCAAACATGGGGTTACGATTTGCAGCCGCTAAGCTCAGCCGCTGCGATGCAAACTTGCGAACCACAATTGGCAGAATCTTTCTCGCAAGGCATGTTTATGCCTGACATTGCCCAAATGCGTAACCCTCGGATTGCTGACTCGTTGCGCACCAGCTTACGCTTGTTACCGATTGAAATCGCGGAACATTACCCCGTTACGGGGTTGGAAACGGCGAATGGGCGCGTGACCGGGGTGAAGTTGGGCAATGAAGTTTTCAAAGCGAATAATGTGATTCTCACTACGGGGGCGTGGACGGGCTTGTTCCCGGAAATGCAGGCGTTGCATGTGGATATACGCCCGGTGCAGGGGCAAATGATTTTGTTCCGGGGGCCGAAAGGTTTGCTCAAGCGCATTGTATTGCACGAAGGACGTTACCTGATTCCGCGTCAAGATGGGCGTATTTTGTGCGGTTCCACCTTGGAAATGCGCGGGTTTGATAAGCAAACTACCACCGATGGCTTGGATGAATTGCGCGAAACGGCTTATGAGATGATGCCAGCGTTACGCGATTTGCCGATCAATAACCATTGGAGCGGTTTACGCCCCGGCTCACCGAACGGGGTTCCCTATATTGATGCGCACCCGGAAATTGCCGGGCTGTATGTGAATGCCGGGCATTACCGTTATGGCGTAACAATGGCGTTGGCGTCGGTGCAATTGCTGACGGATGTTATGTTGGGGCGCACGCCGTGTCTTGATCCGACGCCTTACCGTTTGGATGCAGTGCGCAAACCGAGTGCCGAATTCGGTTAA
- the glyS gene encoding glycine--tRNA ligase subunit beta codes for MLHDLLVEIGTEELPPKALKKLSDAFTTGIVAGLAEAGLAAAEVHPYAAPRRLAVWLQGVPVQQADQIIERKGPALAAAFDKEGNPSKAAEGFARSCGVAFADLQQIDTDKGGWLIFRQQQVGQQTTALFPAIVEKSLAALPIPKRMRWGSGSAEFVRPIHWIVMLADGDVIDANILSIQTGRETRGHRFHAPAAVAITTPADYAVQLGDAYVIARFEARRDMIKAKVEALATELGGTAIMPDDLLDEVTGLVEWPVPVAGRFEERFLDVPQEALISTMQDNQKYFALVDAAGKLMPNFITVANIESRDVSQISTGNERVIRPRFSDAEFFWTQDKKTSLESRREQLKKMVFQQKLGTLYDKSERVALLAADIAKRMGGDEALAIRAAQLGKCDLVTSMVFEFTELQGTMGRYYANHDGEAAEVASAMEEQYMPRFAGDELPSTATGRILALAERLDTLTGIFGIGQKPTGAKDPFALRRAALGVLRILIELQLPLDLADLLDKAADGLTPHLGSKPDTQEALDYILERLRAYYQEQGIGAELVEAVASLKPTQPLDFDRRVKAVAAFRQLTASESLAAANKRIGNILKKVEGSLPESVNPALLQLEAEKALASAVQYQENKVVPLFAAGQYEAALLSLAELREPVDKFFDDVMVMADDVDLKNNRLALLNRLRGLFLRVADLSVL; via the coding sequence CCGACGCTTTCACAACAGGCATCGTTGCGGGTCTAGCCGAAGCGGGTTTAGCCGCTGCCGAAGTACACCCTTACGCTGCACCGCGCCGTTTGGCGGTATGGTTGCAAGGTGTACCGGTACAGCAAGCTGACCAAATCATTGAGCGCAAAGGCCCTGCATTGGCTGCCGCGTTCGACAAGGAAGGCAATCCCAGCAAAGCGGCGGAAGGGTTTGCGCGTTCGTGTGGCGTGGCGTTTGCTGACTTGCAACAGATTGATACCGACAAAGGCGGCTGGCTGATCTTCCGTCAGCAACAAGTTGGGCAGCAAACCACGGCGTTGTTCCCTGCGATTGTGGAAAAATCGCTGGCAGCATTGCCGATTCCGAAGCGGATGCGTTGGGGCAGCGGCTCGGCGGAATTCGTGCGCCCGATCCATTGGATCGTGATGCTGGCGGATGGCGATGTCATCGACGCAAATATTCTGAGCATTCAGACCGGACGCGAAACCCGTGGACACCGTTTCCATGCGCCTGCTGCCGTCGCGATTACTACGCCAGCGGATTACGCGGTGCAATTGGGTGATGCGTATGTGATCGCCCGCTTTGAAGCGCGGCGTGACATGATCAAGGCTAAAGTTGAAGCCCTTGCTACCGAACTCGGCGGCACTGCCATCATGCCCGACGACTTGCTGGATGAAGTCACCGGCTTGGTTGAATGGCCTGTCCCCGTGGCGGGGCGTTTTGAGGAACGTTTCCTCGACGTGCCCCAAGAAGCCCTGATTTCCACCATGCAGGACAATCAGAAATACTTCGCGCTGGTGGATGCGGCTGGCAAATTGATGCCAAACTTTATCACGGTTGCCAATATCGAAAGCCGCGATGTTTCGCAAATTTCGACGGGGAACGAGCGCGTGATTCGCCCACGTTTCAGCGATGCCGAATTCTTTTGGACACAAGACAAAAAGACATCGCTGGAAAGTCGCCGCGAACAACTCAAAAAAATGGTGTTCCAGCAAAAACTCGGCACGTTGTACGACAAATCCGAGCGCGTCGCACTGCTGGCGGCAGACATTGCTAAACGCATGGGTGGGGATGAAGCCCTAGCCATTCGCGCTGCGCAATTGGGCAAGTGCGACCTCGTGACCAGCATGGTGTTTGAATTCACCGAACTGCAAGGCACGATGGGGCGCTACTACGCCAATCATGATGGCGAAGCAGCAGAAGTCGCCAGCGCAATGGAAGAGCAATACATGCCGCGCTTTGCGGGTGACGAACTGCCATCCACCGCTACCGGACGTATTTTGGCGCTGGCGGAACGACTGGATACACTTACAGGCATTTTCGGCATCGGGCAAAAACCGACGGGTGCAAAAGACCCATTCGCGTTGCGCCGAGCGGCGTTGGGCGTGTTGCGTATCTTAATCGAACTGCAATTGCCGCTGGATTTGGCAGACTTGCTGGATAAAGCCGCTGACGGTTTAACCCCGCACCTTGGCAGCAAGCCGGATACGCAAGAAGCCTTGGATTATATCCTCGAACGCCTACGTGCTTACTATCAGGAGCAAGGCATTGGTGCTGAACTGGTGGAAGCGGTTGCCTCCCTCAAACCGACCCAGCCGCTGGATTTCGACCGCAGGGTGAAAGCAGTTGCCGCGTTCCGCCAATTGACTGCTTCTGAAAGCCTTGCCGCTGCGAACAAGCGTATCGGCAATATCTTGAAAAAGGTCGAAGGCAGTTTGCCGGAAAGCGTGAACCCTGCCTTGTTGCAGCTTGAGGCAGAAAAGGCATTAGCCAGTGCCGTGCAATATCAGGAAAACAAAGTTGTGCCATTGTTTGCAGCGGGTCAATACGAAGCGGCGTTGTTGTCGTTGGCGGAATTGCGTGAGCCAGTGGACAAGTTCTTTGATGATGTCATGGTCATGGCGGATGATGTGGACTTGAAAAACAACCGGCTGGCATTGCTGAATCGCTTGCGTGGCTTGTTCCTGCGCGTGGCGGATTTGTCGGTGTTGTAA
- a CDS encoding DMT family transporter: protein MKNGFPVLFVLLWSTGFIGAKYGLPYADPLAFLVARYALVIVALSVLAWAGKAVWETNPKQLFHLMVAGLLLQATYLGGVFVAISHGLPAGLTSLIVGLQPLLTALFAGILLGETVRRYQWVGIATGLLGVILVLAEKASAGAAHSFGWEAVIPALCALLGITFGTLYQKRFCSHFDLRTGSVVQFVPSLLVTALLVPAIGEWRIEWTGDFIFALGWLVIVLSLGAISLLNLLIRHHGATNVTSLFYLTPAVTTLIAWLLFDEWLTLLQWFGMGLTMLGVWLVRRSAP, encoded by the coding sequence ATGAAGAATGGGTTTCCAGTCCTGTTTGTGTTGTTGTGGAGTACGGGTTTTATCGGTGCAAAATACGGTTTGCCGTATGCCGATCCGCTGGCGTTTCTGGTGGCGCGTTATGCGCTGGTGATTGTTGCCCTTTCCGTTTTGGCGTGGGCGGGTAAAGCCGTTTGGGAAACCAATCCTAAGCAATTATTCCATTTGATGGTGGCGGGTTTGCTGTTGCAAGCGACGTATCTGGGTGGGGTGTTCGTGGCGATTAGTCACGGCTTGCCTGCTGGGTTAACCAGTTTGATTGTGGGTTTGCAGCCGTTGCTTACGGCACTGTTTGCCGGGATTTTGCTGGGCGAAACCGTGCGCCGTTATCAGTGGGTCGGGATTGCGACGGGTTTGCTCGGTGTTATTCTGGTGCTCGCGGAAAAAGCCAGTGCGGGGGCTGCGCATAGCTTTGGTTGGGAAGCGGTGATTCCGGCATTGTGCGCGTTACTCGGCATCACGTTTGGAACGTTGTATCAGAAACGTTTTTGCTCGCATTTCGATTTGCGCACGGGGTCGGTGGTGCAATTTGTACCGTCACTACTGGTGACGGCGCTGCTTGTACCTGCCATCGGTGAATGGCGGATTGAATGGACGGGCGATTTCATTTTTGCGCTGGGTTGGTTGGTAATCGTGCTGTCTTTGGGCGCGATCAGCTTGCTTAACCTGTTGATTCGGCATCACGGTGCGACCAATGTTACCAGCTTGTTTTACCTGACACCTGCGGTGACAACGCTGATTGCGTGGTTACTGTTTGATGAATGGTTAACCTTGCTGCAATGGTTCGGTATGGGCTTAACGATGTTAGGTGTGTGGTTAGTGCGGCGTAGCGCACCTTAG